The Vibrio sp. SNU_ST1 genome has a segment encoding these proteins:
- a CDS encoding ChaN family lipoprotein: protein MQRIILIGLATLLTACANQPSNSTSQKVANTQTDTVSTFYDYQFASPQGETLSLDALPKQLIDADVVLIGEWHTHSAIHRFQTDFLKARRNATSNITLSMEQFTREHQDTLNQYLNDEIGEQILMSQAAAWPNYESDYRALVEFAKTNDVDIIAANAPKSFVQCIGRKGLAYLDQLTTEQRQWIASEVDTGDSLYKEKFMASMHHGTPEQTEKQFAAQVTWDETMAESIVGYLTSNPNQQVIHIAGKFHTEDGLGTAASILRRNPELKIAIISPVEDVSSDSSNYQLKVLSPPARFVKKENRMKAYKHLSKRGASLECD from the coding sequence ATGCAACGTATTATTCTTATCGGATTAGCGACCCTGCTTACAGCTTGTGCTAATCAACCTTCAAACAGCACTTCTCAAAAAGTAGCTAACACGCAAACGGATACCGTTTCCACATTCTATGACTACCAGTTTGCTTCTCCACAAGGCGAAACGCTTTCTCTCGATGCATTACCTAAACAACTGATTGACGCTGATGTGGTTCTTATAGGCGAATGGCACACTCACTCGGCAATCCATCGCTTCCAAACCGATTTCTTAAAAGCGCGTCGCAACGCCACATCAAACATCACGCTTTCAATGGAACAATTCACTCGAGAACATCAAGACACATTAAACCAATATCTCAATGATGAAATTGGCGAACAAATTCTTATGTCTCAAGCGGCTGCTTGGCCAAACTACGAAAGTGATTATCGCGCGTTAGTTGAATTCGCTAAAACCAATGACGTCGATATCATTGCGGCAAACGCACCAAAGTCATTCGTACAGTGTATTGGCCGTAAGGGATTAGCCTATCTAGATCAGCTAACGACGGAACAACGTCAATGGATTGCTTCAGAAGTGGATACTGGCGATAGCCTTTACAAAGAAAAATTCATGGCTTCGATGCATCACGGTACCCCAGAGCAAACAGAAAAGCAGTTTGCCGCTCAAGTAACATGGGATGAAACCATGGCGGAGTCGATTGTCGGTTACCTAACATCAAACCCAAATCAGCAAGTGATTCATATTGCTGGCAAGTTCCATACAGAAGATGGTTTAGGCACAGCTGCATCGATTCTACGTCGCAATCCAGAACTGAAAATTGCCATCATCAGCCCGGTTGAAGATGTCTCATCAGATAGCAGTAACTACCAACTAAAAGTGCTTTCTCCACCCGCTCGCTTTGTTAAAAAAGAGAACAGAATGAAGGCATACAAACACCTATCTAAGCGCGGCGCGAGCCTAGAGTGCGACTAA
- a CDS encoding BCCT family transporter — protein sequence MKNTFELIDKPTFFGAIALLLTIVFPLILFPAQGADWIAVAKTFMTDQLGFLYLALGLAACAFMVYVVFSDMGQIKLGEADEEPEFKTASWAAMLFCGGIGASILYWGCIEWAYYYQSPPFQLEPGSEEAVRWAATYGLFHWGPIAWSIYLIPAIPIAYFFYVRKQPVLKISSALMPVLGEHRSKGVPGKIVDILFIFGLLGGAATTLGLAAPLITEGLNHLFGLPKNNLTQAMVLLVCTAIFAYSSYAGLEKGIKILSNINFWGAMGLLTFVLIAGPTIFMLETGLDSIGRLLSNFFVMATWAEPFGGYGTFENTHFPQDWTIFYWAWWLVFAPSMGLFVARISRGRTIKQMVSGSIFFGSLGCFLFFMILGNYGLSLQLSGELDVVAILNAEGATKAIFSMLAQLPMSTLVIAVFTLLCIIFTATTFDSISYILASVVQNNVTEEPMRWNRMFWAFTLSFLPTILMFLGGLSTLQTAAIVGGLPLLVISVMLMISAVRATSLDLRHQDAYIEPTINIEELPDMDPWSAEGMALAQFEKEKDAAQEAAELERVAYTELAAVKKEIRAYVLEQGSQMETHELPENLQQALEQAESNLSAAQAKKIELSEQAQNARITFNQVVADLPLA from the coding sequence GTGAAAAACACTTTTGAGCTTATTGATAAGCCTACCTTCTTTGGTGCTATTGCACTCCTACTCACGATAGTTTTCCCGCTAATTTTGTTCCCAGCACAGGGCGCAGACTGGATTGCGGTTGCGAAAACATTCATGACGGATCAACTTGGATTTCTATATCTTGCTCTAGGCCTCGCTGCTTGTGCCTTCATGGTTTACGTAGTGTTCAGTGACATGGGACAAATTAAACTGGGTGAAGCTGATGAAGAACCTGAGTTCAAAACTGCATCATGGGCAGCAATGCTTTTCTGTGGTGGTATCGGCGCAAGTATCTTGTACTGGGGCTGCATTGAGTGGGCTTACTACTACCAATCACCTCCTTTCCAACTAGAACCCGGAAGTGAAGAAGCGGTTCGTTGGGCGGCAACTTATGGTTTGTTCCACTGGGGACCAATCGCTTGGTCTATCTACCTGATCCCAGCGATTCCTATCGCTTACTTCTTTTATGTGCGTAAACAGCCTGTTCTAAAGATCTCTAGTGCGTTAATGCCTGTTCTTGGTGAACACCGCAGTAAAGGCGTACCTGGAAAAATCGTCGATATCCTATTTATTTTCGGTCTATTAGGCGGCGCTGCGACAACACTAGGTTTAGCAGCACCTCTTATCACTGAAGGCCTGAATCACCTATTCGGCCTACCTAAAAATAACCTTACGCAAGCAATGGTACTTTTAGTTTGTACGGCAATTTTTGCTTACTCTTCTTATGCTGGTTTGGAAAAAGGCATCAAGATCCTGAGTAACATAAATTTCTGGGGTGCAATGGGTCTACTGACTTTCGTTCTGATTGCTGGCCCGACGATCTTCATGCTAGAAACAGGCCTAGACTCGATTGGTCGCCTATTGTCTAACTTCTTCGTGATGGCAACGTGGGCTGAGCCATTCGGTGGTTACGGTACCTTTGAGAACACTCACTTCCCACAAGACTGGACCATTTTCTACTGGGCGTGGTGGTTAGTATTTGCACCAAGTATGGGTCTGTTTGTTGCGCGTATTTCTCGCGGTAGAACCATCAAACAAATGGTGTCAGGTTCAATCTTCTTTGGTTCTCTAGGTTGTTTCCTATTCTTCATGATTTTAGGTAACTACGGCCTATCACTACAACTTTCTGGTGAGCTGGATGTAGTAGCGATTTTGAATGCAGAAGGCGCAACCAAAGCTATCTTCTCGATGCTTGCGCAACTGCCAATGAGTACGCTGGTTATCGCGGTATTTACGCTGCTGTGTATTATTTTCACTGCAACGACATTTGACTCAATCTCATACATCCTAGCGTCTGTTGTGCAAAACAACGTGACCGAAGAGCCAATGCGTTGGAACCGTATGTTCTGGGCATTCACACTGTCGTTCTTGCCAACGATTCTGATGTTCTTGGGTGGTCTAAGTACGCTACAAACGGCAGCAATAGTTGGTGGCTTACCGCTACTGGTGATCTCTGTGATGCTGATGATTTCAGCGGTTCGTGCAACGAGCCTCGACCTACGCCATCAAGATGCGTACATCGAGCCAACGATCAACATCGAAGAACTACCAGATATGGACCCTTGGTCTGCAGAAGGTATGGCGCTGGCTCAATTTGAGAAAGAAAAAGATGCTGCGCAAGAGGCCGCAGAACTTGAGCGAGTTGCCTACACAGAACTTGCCGCAGTGAAAAAAGAAATTCGCGCTTATGTGTTAGAACAAGGTTCACAAATGGAAACTCACGAGTTACCAGAGAACCTACAACAAGCACTTGAGCAGGCCGAGAGTAATCTTAGTGCCGCACAAGCGAAAAAAATCGAGTTATCTGAGCAAGCTCAGAATGCTCGTATCACGTTCAACCAGGTGGTTGCAGACTTACCGCTTGCTTGA
- the rlmA gene encoding 23S rRNA (guanine(745)-N(1))-methyltransferase, with protein sequence MTYQCPLCHQPLSQNDRTFKCEKNHQFDLAKEGYVNLMPAHHKRSKDPGDNKEMMQARRRFLEGNHYDPMRQAVVGLCASYLPATAPSLLDIGCGEGYYTNEIAVNLQEKNGATFGLDISKIAIKYAAKRYPAVDFSVASSHRLPFSENSLDGILRIYAPCKAEELQRTIKDNGVVITVTPASRHLYQLRDAIYDGVRLHDEDPEMIEGFILEHQEQLNYMMELSGSDAFDLLQMTPFAWKASEEFKQQLINAEQFNCEADFMLRVYRKKL encoded by the coding sequence ATGACTTACCAATGCCCTTTGTGTCACCAACCTTTATCTCAAAACGATCGTACGTTTAAGTGTGAAAAGAACCATCAGTTCGACCTAGCGAAAGAAGGCTATGTTAATTTGATGCCAGCGCACCACAAACGCTCAAAAGATCCAGGTGACAACAAAGAGATGATGCAAGCTCGCCGCCGCTTCCTTGAAGGCAACCACTACGATCCAATGCGTCAAGCCGTTGTTGGTTTATGCGCTAGCTATCTGCCAGCAACCGCCCCTAGCCTATTAGATATCGGTTGTGGTGAAGGTTATTACACCAATGAAATTGCGGTAAACCTTCAAGAAAAGAATGGTGCGACTTTTGGCCTAGACATTTCTAAGATTGCTATCAAATACGCAGCTAAACGCTACCCTGCTGTCGACTTCTCAGTCGCTTCAAGCCATCGCCTGCCCTTTTCGGAAAACAGCTTAGACGGTATTCTACGCATTTACGCGCCTTGCAAGGCTGAAGAACTGCAGCGCACCATCAAAGACAATGGCGTGGTGATCACCGTGACCCCTGCTAGCCGACATCTGTATCAGCTGCGTGATGCAATTTATGATGGTGTTCGCTTGCACGACGAAGATCCAGAAATGATTGAAGGTTTTATTCTTGAGCATCAAGAGCAACTAAACTATATGATGGAACTATCGGGGTCAGACGCATTCGACCTGCTACAGATGACGCCGTTTGCTTGGAAAGCGAGTGAAGAGTTTAAACAACAACTCATTAATGCTGAGCAATTCAACTGTGAAGCGGACTTTATGCTACGAGTGTACCGCAAAAAACTTTAA
- a CDS encoding methyl-accepting chemotaxis protein has translation MFEKYKNQSVGFQLKLVILLCLLIAFGSIATLVYRNASQVLLDNTLREHQSKVEAMAKTISGQFDAYLHTAKVLESTFRNGYLAGVYVENYDVEFNGHSIPNMTQYGESLINDTKLVDSFTRDTGAVATLFAPFGDDFIRVSTSLKKPSGERVVATTLGKDHPGYNKLKNGQAYYAQVKLFDQRYITYYAPLMNAQGKVNGVSFIGLPVEEATQNLFESLRSVSWGDTGYTIIVDNEEEHQGQYLLHPTNAGGDKSIVDVADYDGNKPFYQLFEQPSGLILYPFEYQGTVGEKYLVYTEVPGWNWKLLGGTFINEVTKGSDELLKLIAIIATLIAAATIVVLTLVLNRTLTPLTTLNEYMMRLGKGEVSLHIPNNGKQTKNEISNLNTGVANMAAQLNTLVGEIRTTSDQVQNSSSSVSQDASHNLSQSDRQQAQVEQVVTAIEEMATSAESVAQQVNSIAENVRLANEDSQKGLEVVEGVCIDVAQLNDQLDKSASAIEQVSSDSESIQTVTKMIDDIAEQTNLLALNAAIEAARAGDQGRGFAVVADEVRTLAHRTQTSVQDVVSIIEKLKSSTNNAVNLMTQSQSNANQVLDKAQEAGTALESIASQVESIASQAETIAATSEEQAQVSQEIAANAHAISDLNQQSRETSAKTSHSADELQKQAESLKNQVNFFS, from the coding sequence ATGTTCGAGAAATACAAAAATCAAAGTGTTGGCTTCCAACTTAAGTTGGTCATTTTGCTGTGCTTACTTATCGCCTTTGGCTCTATCGCAACGCTCGTGTATCGCAATGCCTCACAAGTATTATTAGACAACACGTTAAGGGAACACCAATCCAAAGTAGAAGCGATGGCCAAAACCATATCTGGCCAATTCGATGCCTACCTGCATACCGCCAAAGTTTTAGAATCCACCTTTCGTAACGGTTATCTAGCAGGTGTTTATGTTGAGAATTACGACGTTGAGTTCAACGGTCATTCCATTCCTAACATGACTCAATATGGTGAGAGCCTAATCAACGACACTAAACTCGTTGATAGCTTTACTCGTGACACCGGCGCTGTAGCAACCCTATTTGCCCCATTTGGCGATGACTTTATTCGCGTGTCTACTTCTCTTAAAAAACCGTCAGGGGAACGTGTTGTTGCCACAACGTTAGGCAAGGATCATCCTGGCTATAACAAACTCAAAAATGGCCAAGCTTATTACGCGCAAGTGAAGCTTTTCGACCAACGCTACATTACCTACTACGCACCTTTAATGAATGCACAAGGCAAAGTTAACGGTGTCTCTTTCATTGGTCTACCCGTAGAAGAGGCGACACAAAACCTGTTTGAGTCATTGCGTTCTGTTTCATGGGGCGATACTGGCTATACCATCATCGTTGACAATGAAGAAGAGCATCAAGGCCAGTACTTACTGCACCCTACCAATGCTGGAGGTGATAAATCTATTGTGGATGTTGCTGACTACGACGGTAACAAACCTTTCTATCAGCTCTTTGAGCAGCCATCCGGCTTGATTCTCTACCCTTTTGAGTATCAAGGAACAGTAGGCGAAAAATACCTCGTCTATACCGAAGTCCCGGGGTGGAATTGGAAACTACTTGGCGGCACATTTATTAATGAAGTCACTAAAGGCAGTGACGAACTGCTGAAACTTATCGCGATAATCGCGACCTTGATTGCCGCCGCTACCATCGTCGTGTTAACGCTCGTATTGAACCGTACCTTGACGCCGTTAACGACTTTAAACGAATACATGATGCGCTTAGGAAAAGGCGAAGTCAGCTTACATATTCCAAACAACGGCAAACAGACTAAGAATGAAATCAGCAACCTAAATACCGGCGTTGCGAATATGGCTGCTCAATTGAATACACTCGTTGGAGAAATTCGTACGACCAGTGATCAAGTACAAAACAGCTCTAGCAGTGTGTCACAGGATGCTAGCCACAATCTGAGCCAATCTGACCGCCAACAAGCACAGGTAGAGCAAGTCGTTACCGCAATTGAAGAGATGGCTACCTCGGCAGAATCTGTAGCACAGCAAGTGAATAGCATTGCTGAAAATGTTCGCCTTGCAAATGAAGACAGCCAGAAAGGTTTAGAAGTCGTTGAAGGTGTGTGTATTGATGTTGCCCAGCTAAATGATCAATTAGACAAATCAGCATCGGCCATCGAGCAAGTGAGTTCTGATAGCGAAAGCATTCAAACCGTCACCAAAATGATTGATGACATCGCAGAACAAACCAACTTACTTGCGTTGAACGCAGCAATAGAAGCAGCGCGTGCAGGTGATCAAGGTCGTGGTTTTGCCGTGGTCGCTGACGAAGTAAGAACATTGGCTCATCGTACACAAACGTCAGTACAAGACGTAGTGAGCATCATCGAGAAGTTGAAATCTTCAACTAACAATGCAGTGAACCTGATGACACAAAGCCAATCGAATGCCAACCAAGTACTTGATAAAGCGCAAGAAGCAGGCACTGCCCTAGAGTCGATTGCCTCTCAAGTTGAATCTATTGCTTCTCAAGCTGAAACCATAGCTGCGACATCAGAAGAGCAAGCTCAGGTTTCTCAAGAAATAGCAGCAAACGCGCATGCGATCAGCGATTTGAACCAGCAAAGCCGTGAAACCAGTGCTAAGACTTCTCACAGTGCTGATGAACTTCAAAAACAAGCTGAGTCGTTAAAGAACCAAGTTAACTTCTTTAGCTAG